Proteins from a genomic interval of Mycoplasmopsis columboralis:
- a CDS encoding PTS glucose transporter subunit IIA has product MSTQQSLSEINKEYAKKIVDAFGGINNITGFNNCISRLRYDVKNVTLVNVETLKNLGAADVFVYEDQKHVQAVFGIKAEGLNQEIKKHVAEWREAECNQDPLCVEEKHEEQLDAFDKKTLTEVQLIAPLNGEIKKLQELNDGILSEGLAGEGFVLEHQETSKVTLLAPFTGTLTMMPAFQNQMILKSPNGLEVLMVFGLDSYKINGIGFKSHLSLNKAVSKGDNLIDIDFEVLKKENLDTRIAFIVTSDSKLKNFKVSPKTVKMGETFMVIKK; this is encoded by the coding sequence ATGTCAACACAACAATCATTAAGTGAAATTAACAAAGAATACGCCAAAAAAATCGTTGATGCTTTTGGAGGAATTAATAACATTACAGGATTTAATAACTGTATTTCACGTTTAAGATATGATGTTAAAAATGTAACTTTAGTTAATGTAGAAACATTAAAAAACTTAGGAGCCGCTGATGTGTTTGTGTACGAAGATCAAAAACACGTCCAAGCAGTATTTGGAATTAAAGCTGAAGGTTTAAATCAAGAAATTAAAAAACATGTTGCTGAATGAAGAGAAGCTGAATGCAATCAAGATCCACTTTGTGTAGAAGAAAAACACGAAGAGCAACTAGATGCTTTTGATAAAAAAACTCTAACAGAAGTTCAACTTATTGCTCCTTTAAACGGAGAGATTAAAAAATTACAAGAATTAAACGATGGTATTTTAAGTGAAGGTTTAGCTGGTGAAGGATTTGTTTTAGAACATCAAGAAACTTCAAAAGTTACTTTACTTGCTCCATTCACTGGAACTTTAACTATGATGCCAGCTTTTCAAAATCAAATGATTTTAAAAAGTCCAAACGGTTTAGAAGTGTTGATGGTATTTGGACTTGATAGTTACAAAATCAATGGAATTGGATTTAAATCACACTTATCTTTAAACAAAGCTGTATCAAAAGGAGATAATTTAATTGATATTGATTTTGAAGTTCTGAAAAAAGAAAATCTTGATACTAGAATCGCCTTTATTGTAACTTCAGATTCTAAATTAAAAAACTTTAAAGTATCACCTAAAACAGTTAAAATGGGTGAAACATTCATGGTTATTAAAAAATAG